One Polycladomyces zharkentensis genomic region harbors:
- the lpdA gene encoding dihydrolipoyl dehydrogenase, whose protein sequence is MAENYDLVVLGAGPGGYVAAIRAAQLGMKVAVVEREKVGGVCLHKGCIPSKSLLRSAELYHEMKNSESYGISVGNVKLDMNLVQARKQKVIDQLHKGVQHLLKKNGVTVYEGTGRILGPSIFSPMPGTIAVERNDGGEAEMLVPQFVLIATGSRPRSLPGLEIDGVHVMNSDHALQMDRLPKSIVIIGGGVIGIEWASMLNDFGVDVTVVEFADRILPFEDADVSKEMTRILKKRKVKIHTGTKVIPESVKAEDNTVKLKAEKGGETIELSAEKVLVSVGRQANVEGIGLENTSIKVEKGIIQVNEYMRTAESHIYAIGDVVGGYQLAHVASHEGIIAVEHMAGKHTHPLNPNMVPRCTYSRPEIGSIGLTEDQAKEQGYDIKVAKFPFRAVGKALVFGETDGFIKLIADKKTDDILGVHIIGPHATDMISEAGLAKVLDATPWEISHTIHPHPTLSEVFGEVAMAIDGAAIHAG, encoded by the coding sequence ATGGCGGAGAACTACGATTTGGTTGTTCTCGGAGCGGGGCCCGGTGGTTATGTGGCCGCGATCCGGGCTGCACAGTTGGGAATGAAAGTGGCCGTCGTGGAGAGGGAAAAGGTGGGCGGTGTCTGTCTGCACAAGGGGTGCATCCCCAGCAAGTCTTTGCTTCGCAGCGCGGAACTGTATCATGAGATGAAAAACAGTGAAAGCTACGGTATTTCCGTCGGCAACGTGAAGCTGGACATGAATCTGGTGCAGGCTCGCAAGCAGAAAGTGATCGATCAATTGCACAAGGGCGTACAGCATCTGCTGAAGAAAAACGGCGTTACCGTTTACGAAGGAACGGGCCGCATCCTGGGGCCGTCCATTTTCTCCCCCATGCCGGGAACCATCGCCGTGGAGCGCAATGACGGCGGGGAAGCGGAGATGCTGGTACCTCAATTCGTGCTGATCGCAACGGGTTCTCGTCCGCGCAGTTTACCCGGTCTGGAGATCGACGGCGTTCATGTGATGAACTCCGACCACGCCCTGCAAATGGACCGGTTGCCGAAGTCCATTGTTATCATCGGAGGCGGTGTGATCGGCATCGAGTGGGCCTCGATGCTGAATGATTTCGGGGTGGACGTGACGGTCGTGGAGTTTGCCGATCGCATCCTGCCATTTGAAGATGCCGACGTCAGCAAGGAAATGACACGCATCCTGAAGAAACGAAAAGTGAAAATCCATACCGGCACCAAAGTGATACCGGAAAGCGTGAAAGCTGAAGACAACACGGTGAAGCTGAAGGCGGAAAAGGGCGGAGAGACGATCGAGCTGTCCGCCGAGAAGGTGCTCGTCTCCGTCGGAAGACAAGCCAATGTGGAAGGCATCGGGCTGGAAAACACGTCGATCAAAGTGGAAAAAGGCATCATCCAGGTGAACGAATACATGCGGACGGCTGAATCCCACATCTATGCCATCGGTGATGTGGTTGGCGGTTATCAGTTGGCCCACGTGGCATCGCATGAGGGGATCATTGCCGTCGAACACATGGCGGGGAAACACACGCATCCGCTCAATCCGAACATGGTGCCCCGATGCACCTACAGCCGGCCGGAAATCGGCAGTATCGGCCTGACGGAAGACCAAGCCAAAGAACAGGGTTACGATATCAAAGTGGCCAAATTTCCGTTCCGGGCCGTGGGGAAAGCCCTTGTGTTCGGGGAGACGGACGGATTTATCAAGCTGATTGCCGACAAGAAAACCGACGACATCTTGGGTGTGCACATCATTGGGCCGCACGCCACGGATATGATTTCCGAAGCGGGATTGGCCAAAGTGCTGGACGCCACGCCGTGGGAGATCAGCCATACGATCCATCCGCACCCGACACTGTCTGAAGTGTTTGGGGAAGTGGCGATGGCGATCGATGGAGCGGCTATTCACGCCGGATGA
- the buk gene encoding butyrate kinase, with amino-acid sequence MECMDVQEPIRVLAINPGSTSTKIGVFDDGKQILEETLRHDPEELSKFENLFDQYEFRKQLILDTLDREGINLTRLRAVVGRGGLLRPIPGGTYQVNEAMMNDLRSGEYGVHASNLGAILAHEIASKLNIPAFIVDPVVVDELEPIARISGMPAIERRSIFHALNQKAVARRVAAKLGKSYRECRFVIAHMGGGITVGAHQNGRVIDVNNGLHGEGPFSPERAGTLPVGDLVALCFSGKYFAGEIMKMIVGKGGLMGYLGTTDAREVEKRIEEGDKKAELIYSAMAYQVAKEIGAYATVLEGKLDAIILTGGLAYGKMFTDQIVQRIGWIAPVHIVPGENELQALAEGALRVVRGEEEALTYPPEPVRKDVE; translated from the coding sequence ATGGAGTGTATGGACGTGCAGGAACCGATTCGGGTATTGGCCATCAATCCGGGTTCGACCTCGACCAAAATCGGCGTGTTTGACGATGGGAAACAGATTTTGGAAGAAACGTTGCGGCACGACCCGGAAGAGCTGAGCAAGTTTGAAAACCTGTTTGATCAGTATGAGTTTCGCAAACAGCTGATCTTGGACACACTGGATCGAGAAGGAATCAACCTGACACGTCTGCGCGCCGTGGTGGGACGGGGTGGATTGCTCCGTCCCATCCCCGGCGGCACGTATCAGGTAAACGAAGCGATGATGAATGATTTGCGCTCCGGAGAGTATGGGGTGCACGCATCCAATTTGGGCGCCATACTCGCGCATGAAATCGCTTCCAAACTGAATATTCCCGCATTTATTGTCGATCCCGTCGTGGTGGACGAGCTGGAACCGATCGCTCGGATTTCCGGGATGCCGGCGATTGAACGACGCAGTATCTTTCACGCATTGAACCAAAAGGCGGTTGCGCGGCGGGTGGCGGCCAAATTGGGGAAATCATACCGGGAGTGTCGGTTCGTCATCGCGCATATGGGTGGCGGGATCACCGTCGGCGCCCACCAAAACGGTCGTGTGATCGATGTGAATAACGGATTGCACGGCGAAGGTCCCTTTTCTCCTGAACGGGCGGGCACATTGCCGGTGGGTGATCTGGTGGCGTTGTGTTTTTCGGGAAAATATTTTGCCGGCGAAATCATGAAAATGATCGTCGGCAAAGGTGGACTGATGGGATATCTCGGTACCACCGATGCGCGCGAAGTGGAAAAGCGGATCGAGGAAGGCGACAAAAAAGCCGAATTGATCTACTCAGCCATGGCGTATCAGGTGGCAAAGGAGATTGGCGCTTACGCCACCGTTTTGGAGGGGAAACTGGATGCGATCATCTTGACCGGCGGTCTGGCATACGGGAAGATGTTCACGGATCAGATTGTCCAACGAATCGGTTGGATCGCACCAGTGCACATCGTTCCGGGTGAAAACGAGTTGCAGGCGTTGGCCGAAGGCGCGCTCCGCGTGGTACGCGGAGAGGAGGAAGCCCTGACGTATCCGCCTGAACCGGTTAGAAAGGATGTGGAGTGA
- a CDS encoding DUF2627 domain-containing protein, with product MLYQRLLAIVVLCIPGALGVYGWTLMRDVFFNYFASGRFAWLPFIGGLALFLFGLCFLAGFIFYRDLKRNQIQPKLRRWIKRK from the coding sequence ATGTTGTACCAACGATTGCTCGCCATCGTCGTGCTGTGTATCCCCGGAGCGCTGGGCGTATACGGCTGGACGCTGATGCGTGATGTTTTCTTCAATTATTTTGCCAGCGGGCGTTTTGCGTGGCTTCCTTTTATAGGAGGACTGGCGCTGTTTTTGTTCGGATTGTGTTTTCTCGCCGGTTTTATTTTCTACCGCGACCTCAAACGCAACCAAATCCAGCCCAAACTGCGGAGATGGATCAAGAGAAAATAG
- a CDS encoding HipA family kinase, with translation MPRGSSRPQLILFSDGRKYIVKFKNNAQGTRALVNEYVAGRLARLLNLPVPPFQIVYIPQTFVRANPILSQYNFAPGYQFASEFMHNCTLNPDKRRLPVRANIINGGQLAGIMVFDQWVSNIDRKIRNVLFKKTSRQGRYKIYMIDHGHSFSYHSFRNIPNCNWTPHTLRYLPQKLKPNAFYQWCLNQLHSPDELLRFVNRIEQLPDQQIYKVISSIPKDWNVSQVEKKSLYAYLIKAKKMLGNFF, from the coding sequence ATGCCAAGGGGAAGTTCCCGACCCCAATTGATACTTTTCAGCGATGGTCGCAAGTATATAGTCAAATTTAAAAACAACGCCCAGGGAACCAGAGCGCTTGTCAACGAGTACGTTGCAGGGCGATTGGCCCGATTGCTTAACCTTCCGGTGCCCCCTTTTCAAATCGTATATATACCACAAACGTTTGTCAGGGCAAACCCGATCTTATCCCAATACAACTTCGCACCTGGCTATCAATTCGCAAGCGAATTCATGCACAATTGTACACTTAATCCAGATAAACGACGCCTCCCGGTCAGAGCGAACATCATAAACGGTGGACAATTGGCCGGGATTATGGTGTTTGATCAATGGGTTAGTAACATTGACCGGAAGATAAGAAATGTTCTTTTTAAAAAAACTTCCCGTCAGGGCCGCTATAAGATCTATATGATTGATCATGGTCATAGTTTTTCTTATCATAGTTTTCGAAATATACCTAATTGTAATTGGACACCACATACACTGAGATACCTGCCACAGAAACTCAAACCGAACGCCTTTTATCAATGGTGTCTGAATCAGCTTCACAGTCCGGATGAGCTGTTACGGTTCGTAAATAGAATTGAGCAGTTGCCGGATCAGCAAATATATAAAGTGATTTCATCCATCCCGAAAGATTGGAACGTTTCCCAGGTGGAAAAAAAGTCATTATACGCTTATCTTATAAAGGCTAAAAAAATGCTGGGCAACTTTTTTTAA
- a CDS encoding Leu/Phe/Val dehydrogenase, giving the protein MKLFDYLQKYDYEQLLFCQDRESGLKAIIAIHDTTLGPALGGTRMWTYDSEEDAIIDALRLARGMTYKAAAAGLNLGGGKTVIIGDPRKDKNEAMFRAFGRFIQGLNGRYITAEDVGTTVEDMDIIHQETRYVTGVSPAFGSSGNPSPVTAYGVYVGMKAAAKKAYGNDSLSGKTVAVQGVGSVAYELCKYLHKEGAKLIVTDINQENLERAVRDFGAEAVSPDKIYDVECDIFSPCALGAIINDETIDRLKCQVVAGSANNQLKEERHGDILQEKGIVYAPDYVINAGGLINVADELLGYNRDRAMKKVEGIYDNIMKVFEIAERDNIPTYKAADRMAEERIATLRQSRSMFLQNERHTLNMTHHG; this is encoded by the coding sequence ATGAAGCTGTTCGATTACCTGCAAAAATACGATTACGAACAATTGCTGTTCTGCCAAGACCGGGAATCCGGTTTGAAAGCGATCATTGCCATTCACGACACCACGCTCGGCCCCGCTTTGGGCGGTACCCGGATGTGGACCTATGATTCCGAAGAGGACGCCATCATCGACGCCCTGCGTTTGGCCCGTGGCATGACCTACAAAGCGGCGGCGGCCGGTTTGAACCTGGGCGGGGGGAAAACAGTCATCATCGGTGACCCGCGCAAGGACAAAAACGAAGCGATGTTCCGCGCGTTCGGCCGGTTTATCCAAGGCTTGAACGGCCGTTACATCACCGCCGAAGACGTGGGCACCACCGTGGAAGACATGGACATCATCCATCAGGAAACCCGCTACGTGACGGGGGTGTCCCCGGCATTCGGCTCCAGCGGCAACCCTTCCCCGGTGACGGCTTACGGTGTCTATGTCGGAATGAAAGCAGCGGCCAAAAAAGCTTACGGCAATGATTCGCTGTCCGGGAAAACGGTGGCGGTGCAGGGGGTCGGCAGCGTGGCATATGAGCTCTGCAAATACTTGCATAAAGAAGGAGCCAAATTGATCGTCACCGACATCAACCAGGAAAATTTGGAACGGGCCGTTCGAGATTTCGGGGCGGAAGCGGTGTCCCCGGACAAAATCTACGATGTCGAGTGCGATATCTTCTCCCCGTGCGCATTGGGGGCGATCATCAACGACGAAACGATTGACCGCCTGAAATGCCAAGTGGTCGCCGGGTCCGCCAACAACCAGCTGAAAGAGGAACGCCACGGCGACATTCTCCAAGAAAAGGGAATCGTGTATGCACCCGACTACGTGATCAACGCCGGTGGCCTGATCAATGTGGCCGACGAATTGTTGGGTTACAACCGCGATCGGGCGATGAAAAAAGTGGAAGGCATCTATGACAACATCATGAAAGTGTTTGAAATCGCCGAGCGGGACAACATCCCGACTTACAAGGCGGCTGACCGGATGGCGGAGGAACGGATCGCCACCTTGCGCCAATCCCGCAGCATGTTCTTGCAAAATGAACGCCACACCTTGAATATGACGCATCACGGTTAA
- the ptb gene encoding phosphate butyryltransferase, which produces MMEPIRTFSQILAKAEALEPVTVAVAAADDREVLEAVADAKKRQIADFRLFGDRNKIRAIADEIGLSLDPDMVTDQPKPALASREAVQAVREGQADVVMKGMVQTADFLRAVLNKEAGLRGSGVLSHVATFEVPGYDRLIHVTDPALNIAPSLQEKVQIVQNVVRLCHSLDLAEPKVAVLGAVEVVNPNMQPTLDAAALAQMNRRGQIKGAVVDGPFALDNAVSVEAAEHKGIKSPVAGRADVLLVPDIEAGNMLYKSMVYFARSKIGGLVLGAKVPVVLTSRADTHEAKLNSIAMAVLQADFNKRQV; this is translated from the coding sequence ATCATGGAACCCATTCGTACTTTTTCTCAAATCTTGGCGAAAGCGGAAGCACTGGAACCTGTTACTGTCGCGGTAGCCGCAGCGGATGACCGGGAGGTGCTGGAAGCAGTCGCCGACGCGAAAAAACGGCAAATCGCCGATTTCCGCCTGTTCGGTGATCGGAACAAAATCCGGGCGATTGCGGATGAAATTGGTTTGTCACTGGACCCGGACATGGTGACCGATCAACCGAAACCTGCTCTAGCGAGTCGGGAAGCGGTTCAAGCTGTTCGCGAAGGACAAGCGGATGTGGTGATGAAGGGGATGGTCCAAACCGCAGACTTCCTGCGGGCGGTCCTCAACAAAGAGGCGGGCTTGCGGGGCTCCGGCGTGCTGAGCCACGTGGCGACGTTTGAGGTGCCGGGGTACGATCGGTTGATTCACGTAACCGACCCGGCGCTCAACATCGCTCCGTCACTTCAGGAGAAAGTGCAAATCGTGCAAAACGTGGTCCGGTTGTGTCACTCGCTGGATCTTGCCGAACCCAAAGTGGCCGTACTTGGAGCGGTGGAAGTCGTCAATCCCAACATGCAACCCACACTGGATGCGGCGGCACTCGCCCAAATGAACCGTCGTGGACAAATCAAGGGGGCTGTCGTCGACGGTCCGTTTGCGCTGGACAATGCCGTATCGGTGGAAGCGGCCGAGCACAAAGGGATCAAAAGCCCGGTGGCGGGTCGCGCCGATGTACTTTTGGTCCCCGATATCGAAGCGGGCAACATGCTCTACAAATCCATGGTCTACTTTGCCCGCAGCAAAATCGGCGGTCTGGTGTTGGGTGCCAAGGTACCCGTTGTCCTCACTTCGCGAGCGGATACGCACGAAGCCAAACTGAACTCGATCGCGATGGCGGTATTACAGGCGGATTTCAATAAACGTCAAGTATAA
- a CDS encoding class I SAM-dependent methyltransferase, with translation MEENQVSLTALISAYARAYHAMYDSPKIFNDFLAYHLFTDEEFTNMGRNLAGALKFFDPERAASCPDQETALAWVMRTQSTPITLSRARYTEDSLERAVKQGVQQYGVEGASVDFGAIYPVNGKPDQKSS, from the coding sequence ATGGAAGAAAACCAAGTTAGCCTTACCGCACTGATATCTGCCTACGCTCGTGCCTATCATGCTATGTACGATTCCCCAAAGATCTTTAATGATTTTCTCGCCTATCATTTGTTTACGGATGAGGAGTTCACAAACATGGGACGGAATCTGGCGGGGGCTCTCAAGTTTTTTGACCCTGAACGCGCTGCGTCGTGCCCTGACCAGGAGACCGCCTTGGCGTGGGTAATGCGAACCCAGAGCACACCCATAACCCTCAGTCGAGCGAGATACACCGAAGACAGCCTTGAGAGAGCCGTCAAACAGGGGGTGCAGCAATATGGGGTAGAAGGAGCATCTGTCGATTTTGGTGCCATCTATCCAGTTAATGGAAAACCGGATCAAAAAAGTTCCTAG
- a CDS encoding YheC/YheD family endospore coat-associated protein: MRNQPKIGILLGTSLLRKVIRGEPTYEKARIYYEYGVKNGVLPILFDHRGLNLKKRQVRGFVWKPSVQHYVLTVCPLPRVVHKRVLIRSPKLKALSRLLGRRLFNPDINRNKWRIHHLLNRNPCLKPHLPVTLRLIASTQGLKLLERYPIIFIKPAIGSLGKGISQIQSTVDHHYIFRPYRGKKRLLSKIQLKRALAEQHLINRHFLIQQGISLAKYHGSPFDLRVSVQKGRKGEWQISGETAKVAQGKRNLTNLSQNGKAVPAPTVLSHAFPKRNPQIILQKVRRLALEVCRTLEKTYPAFADAGLDIGVDQQGHPWLIEVNFRDLRYSFHSAGKYAMFKNTYYNPMRYAKYLLSQVVLGKVI, translated from the coding sequence TTGCGTAATCAACCTAAGATCGGGATTTTATTGGGAACATCTTTACTGCGCAAAGTCATCAGGGGAGAGCCGACGTACGAGAAAGCACGTATTTATTATGAATATGGGGTTAAGAACGGTGTGCTTCCGATCCTTTTTGATCATAGAGGGTTGAATTTAAAGAAACGACAGGTTAGAGGTTTTGTTTGGAAACCGTCCGTACAACACTATGTTCTAACTGTTTGCCCCCTTCCCCGCGTCGTACACAAGCGGGTTCTGATCCGTTCCCCAAAACTTAAGGCTCTTTCCCGGCTGTTGGGTAGGCGATTGTTCAATCCCGATATTAACCGAAATAAATGGAGAATTCACCATTTGCTGAACCGAAACCCGTGTCTTAAACCCCATCTCCCGGTTACTCTGAGACTCATTGCTTCTACTCAAGGCCTGAAACTGCTTGAACGTTATCCCATCATCTTTATTAAACCGGCGATCGGATCGCTTGGGAAGGGGATTTCCCAAATCCAATCAACCGTGGATCATCATTATATATTCCGCCCCTATAGAGGGAAAAAACGTTTGCTTTCCAAGATTCAACTGAAACGTGCACTGGCGGAACAACACTTAATCAACCGTCATTTTTTAATTCAACAAGGGATCTCATTGGCGAAATACCACGGATCTCCTTTTGACTTGCGGGTATCCGTTCAAAAAGGGAGAAAAGGCGAGTGGCAAATTAGCGGTGAAACGGCCAAGGTAGCACAGGGAAAGAGAAATTTGACGAATCTGTCGCAAAACGGGAAGGCTGTTCCGGCACCTACCGTTTTGTCTCACGCTTTTCCGAAAAGAAACCCTCAGATCATTCTTCAAAAGGTCAGGCGATTAGCTTTAGAGGTATGCCGAACTTTGGAGAAAACGTATCCAGCTTTTGCTGATGCGGGACTGGACATCGGGGTCGATCAACAAGGCCATCCTTGGTTAATCGAGGTAAATTTTCGCGATTTGCGATACTCTTTTCACTCTGCCGGAAAATATGCGATGTTTAAAAACACTTACTATAACCCCATGCGTTACGCAAAATATCTGCTATCTCAAGTCGTGTTAGGAAAGGTGATTTGA
- a CDS encoding superoxide dismutase: MSVSYDRYWTSSLRHQVLSLSRQGRQKIASIRPSIRDLSLMKQLDRFDQAFQSLEQMATDQHCTADQLYEALHQVHHTHQKLMMVMFHRPSHPASVHGMSDKSSDDELPSSETASETEIQTHPVPPGKHKLPPLPYPYNALEPYIDERTMRLHHDEHHKSYVDGLNKAELMMAQARKTGDFDLIKHWEREAAFNGAGHYLHTLFWETMAPHAGGTPKGPIRKQIERDFGSFHAFKNHFSQAAEKVEGGGWAILVWAPRAQRLEILQAEKHQNLSQWDVIPLLPLDVWEHAYYLKYPNKRKDYIKAWWHVVNWPAVNRRFVRAQTIRWQPY, from the coding sequence ATGTCAGTTTCATACGATCGATATTGGACCTCTTCCCTTCGCCACCAGGTTTTGTCCCTCTCCCGCCAAGGTCGGCAAAAAATCGCCTCCATTCGCCCATCCATCCGCGATCTGTCCCTGATGAAACAGCTGGACCGATTTGATCAGGCATTTCAGTCGTTGGAACAGATGGCCACCGATCAGCATTGCACAGCAGATCAGTTGTATGAGGCGCTGCATCAAGTGCATCATACTCATCAGAAATTGATGATGGTGATGTTCCATCGTCCATCCCACCCCGCTTCGGTTCACGGTATGTCCGACAAGTCATCCGACGATGAGTTGCCGTCGTCCGAGACCGCTTCGGAAACCGAAATCCAAACCCACCCCGTTCCCCCGGGAAAACACAAGCTGCCGCCGCTTCCCTACCCCTACAACGCCCTGGAACCATACATCGATGAAAGAACGATGCGCCTGCACCATGACGAGCATCACAAAAGTTATGTCGACGGCTTGAACAAAGCGGAACTGATGATGGCGCAAGCGAGAAAAACCGGCGACTTCGATCTGATCAAACATTGGGAACGGGAAGCAGCCTTCAATGGAGCGGGGCATTATCTGCACACTTTGTTTTGGGAAACGATGGCTCCGCATGCCGGAGGAACACCCAAAGGCCCGATTCGAAAGCAAATCGAACGGGATTTCGGCAGTTTCCATGCGTTCAAGAATCACTTCTCGCAAGCTGCCGAAAAAGTGGAAGGAGGAGGCTGGGCGATTCTCGTCTGGGCACCGCGCGCCCAACGGTTGGAGATCCTGCAGGCGGAAAAGCACCAAAACCTGTCACAATGGGATGTGATCCCTCTCCTGCCTTTGGATGTGTGGGAACACGCCTATTATTTGAAATACCCCAACAAACGGAAAGACTACATCAAAGCCTGGTGGCACGTTGTCAACTGGCCCGCGGTCAACCGCCGTTTTGTCCGGGCGCAAACGATCCGATGGCAACCGTATTGA
- a CDS encoding sigma 54-interacting transcriptional regulator: MKRFLIVGGGKGGTALLRTLSEMDRVAVMGVVDLNEHAPAIRLARDKGIPTGTDVTPFLRERPDVILEVTGDPSVYERLCRLTEQGTLVISGAVANLMLQLIDEKETWFEAWRSRQRELDAILNSTHDGMIAVNKQGKITLFNRAAERLMKMRMSDVMGKPVTETIPNTRLDYVLKTGKRELNRQQTLPDGTRIVTNRVPVTDRHGNVIGAVAVFRDITEVASLSQQVTNLESMKSLLQAIIDSSDDAISVVDAQGIGILINPAYTRLTGLKPEDVIGKPADTDISEGESMHMKVLKTRQPVRGVPMKVGPHRKDVVVNVAPIIVEGELKGSVGILHDMSEIKKLNQELERARRIIRTLEAKYTFDDIIGRSEAFTYAVEQARQAAKTRATVLLRGESGTGKELFAHAIHNDSDRKYHQFVRVNCAAISESLLESELFGYVEGAFTGARRGGKKGLFEEASGGTIFLDEIGELAPNIQAKLLRVLQEKEVLRVGGTKPIPVDVRVIAATNVDLEKSIREKRFREDLYYRLNVLPIHIPPLRQRKEDLPDLALHVIKRFNQEYGRNVETIEPRALQALQSYSWPGNVRELENILGRAMINMGYHERTMRLEHLPPLEATSRASFPNMGDQTEGETLQEVLARVEKETILRTYRQCGGNKTETARRLGISVRNLYYKLERYQLDSEMEM; the protein is encoded by the coding sequence GTGAAACGGTTTCTGATTGTGGGTGGGGGAAAGGGAGGAACGGCACTTCTTCGGACCTTGTCCGAAATGGACCGAGTGGCAGTGATGGGTGTGGTCGATTTGAACGAACACGCTCCTGCCATTCGTTTGGCCCGGGATAAGGGGATTCCGACCGGTACGGACGTAACCCCTTTTCTGCGAGAGCGGCCCGATGTCATCTTGGAGGTGACCGGAGACCCGTCCGTTTACGAACGATTGTGCCGTCTGACGGAACAGGGGACACTGGTCATCTCGGGTGCTGTCGCCAATCTCATGTTGCAATTGATTGATGAGAAAGAGACGTGGTTTGAGGCATGGCGTTCCCGGCAGCGGGAGTTGGATGCGATCCTCAACTCCACGCATGACGGGATGATCGCCGTCAACAAACAGGGGAAAATCACGCTGTTCAACCGGGCAGCCGAACGATTGATGAAGATGAGGATGTCCGACGTGATGGGCAAACCGGTTACGGAGACGATCCCCAATACCCGGTTGGATTATGTGCTGAAAACCGGCAAACGGGAGCTGAACCGCCAACAGACATTACCCGACGGCACGCGAATCGTGACCAACCGCGTGCCGGTTACGGACCGTCATGGCAACGTGATCGGCGCCGTGGCCGTTTTTCGGGACATCACGGAAGTGGCCTCCCTGAGTCAGCAAGTGACCAACCTGGAAAGCATGAAAAGTTTGCTGCAAGCGATTATCGACTCCTCCGACGATGCCATCTCCGTCGTGGATGCACAGGGAATCGGCATCCTGATCAACCCCGCCTATACCCGGTTGACCGGTCTGAAGCCGGAGGATGTGATTGGCAAACCGGCCGACACCGACATTTCCGAAGGGGAAAGCATGCACATGAAGGTGTTGAAGACACGGCAACCGGTTCGCGGGGTACCGATGAAAGTGGGACCGCACCGCAAAGATGTCGTCGTCAATGTTGCCCCGATCATCGTGGAGGGGGAACTGAAGGGCAGTGTCGGCATTTTGCACGATATGTCCGAGATCAAGAAGCTGAATCAGGAGTTGGAACGGGCCCGTCGGATCATCCGAACGCTGGAGGCGAAGTATACGTTCGACGACATCATCGGTCGAAGCGAGGCGTTCACCTATGCGGTCGAACAAGCCCGCCAAGCGGCGAAAACACGGGCGACGGTTCTGTTGCGGGGGGAATCCGGTACCGGAAAAGAGCTGTTCGCTCATGCCATTCACAATGACAGCGACAGGAAATACCACCAATTCGTCCGGGTCAATTGTGCGGCTATTTCCGAGTCGCTGTTGGAAAGCGAACTGTTTGGATATGTGGAAGGAGCCTTTACCGGGGCGCGTCGCGGCGGCAAGAAGGGATTGTTTGAGGAGGCGAGCGGGGGCACCATTTTTTTGGACGAAATCGGGGAGTTGGCTCCCAACATTCAAGCCAAACTCCTGCGTGTCCTTCAGGAAAAGGAAGTGCTCCGTGTCGGCGGTACCAAACCGATTCCCGTCGATGTGCGGGTGATTGCCGCCACCAATGTCGATTTGGAAAAGTCGATTCGGGAAAAACGCTTTCGGGAAGATTTGTACTACCGGCTCAATGTTTTGCCGATCCACATCCCGCCCTTGCGTCAACGAAAAGAGGATTTGCCCGATTTGGCTTTGCATGTGATCAAACGGTTTAACCAGGAATACGGACGCAATGTGGAAACGATCGAACCGCGCGCTCTCCAGGCCCTGCAATCCTATTCATGGCCCGGGAATGTACGGGAGCTGGAGAACATATTGGGTCGTGCGATGATCAACATGGGTTATCACGAGCGAACCATGCGGTTGGAGCATTTGCCGCCGTTGGAAGCCACGTCCCGCGCGTCTTTCCCGAACATGGGTGATCAGACGGAAGGGGAAACGCTCCAGGAAGTGTTGGCCCGCGTCGAAAAGGAGACCATCCTTCGCACCTATCGGCAATGTGGCGGCAACAAGACGGAAACGGCCCGGCGGTTGGGGATCTCCGTGCGCAATCTGTATTACAAGTTGGAGCGTTATCAGTTGGATTCGGAGATGGAGATGTAA